The nucleotide sequence CGAGCAGCGTCTCCCTCCGTGCTCGTCCTGAACACGTCGGAGGCGAGACCTGCAGCCTCCGCTCCGCTTTAATGTAATTTTCACTCCGGCTTTTCACGGGGCTGAACCCCGGGGTCTCCGAGCGCCCCGACGCCTACCTGCTCGCGGCTTCCCCGCTCCTCTCACACCTGGCTCAGGAGGACTCGCTGTCGTCCTCTCGCCCTCATATCTGCTCCATCTGCTGTCGCTCTCTTCCTCTAATAATTTAcctttccttttattttctctcgTTTCTCACACATTTCTGTCCCTTCTTCGTTCCTGTGTAACCTGCTGAAGGAGGCCTCGTCTGTTCATTTTGTCCGAGTGTGTAcgtgcacgagtgtgtgtggctgcaagCAAACCTGCTGTCGAGTCACGCTGATGTGTATCGAGCAGATAGATGATTTCACCACCAACATATAACCAAGAGGAGTCAGAAGAGCAAACCAGCTCCATGTAATTCATGtcatctgtttttgttgctttcacACAGTATcttgtttgctgctgttttttttttttaatatgaccTCACACATtaacatgaatacacacacacacacacacacacacacacacacgctcaaagGCTCTCACACCACCTTGAATTTCTCCGATAAGCATAACTTTAATATATTCATAGTTAGTTGTTTCGCGGGGATTTATCCTAAAACCCCTCATTGGCGTTGCCTTTGTGGCTGTCAGTCGTCACGAGCGAGGCTCAGCCTATTGTTGAGACAGGGTCAAGCTGACTGTTCAAGAGGTCAGACTCATAGAAAATTCAAACTTTGCTGATATTGAAGCTCAGATGAAAAAGCGGCGCATTTAATGGCCGAcagaaaaatataattaaacaAAGGTTTCTTCTAATCCTGCACTGAAATTGAGACTTGATTTTAACACTctgattttcaagttttttctttgattttcagaCATATCTGTCCCGCtacttatattttttttaacactccgACCTTTTAGAATACCACAATCCTCAAGTCCTcgtgttttcttcacatttcactctgtttatccattcatccaggCACGTCGCTGCATTTCGTTTCTATTTCAAGGTGAACTCTATCCCGCCTGGCCACTGGCATCAGTCTAGCCTCCCCCAATTTCCAGTGTCCCGTCCCCGCCCCCCcacgcacacactcataaaTATACATGCATAGACGCACACACTCGTATACACACACCCTGTCCCGCCTGGTGCTTCTGTCGCGTCACATCGACCGAGCAGGGGGCTGGAACCGTGCAccttgacccctgacccctgacctgtgACCTCCGTTGTCTGCCTGCGTatgggccgtgtgtgtgtgcgtgtgcgtgtgtgtgtgtgcgtgcgtgcgcgtctgtgtgcttgtgtgtgcacgtCGACAAAAGACGTAAATCTGTTTACACAGTCACACTGTGGGGACCTGCTGCcattttaaagaacaaaaaacctCTTCCTGCTAATGTGTATCAATAAATGTGAGCCTGAAAGCCGGGTTTACGTTAGCGGTCAGCAAGTTTAGGATTTCAAGGAGATGAAGGTAAGCCAGTGTcctctgctttgtgtgtgtgtgtgtgtgtgtgtgttttccaggggacatgaagcagctgctggtctGGATTCAGAGAAACCTGCTGAAGGAACGGCCCGAGCTCTTCGTCCAGGGAGAGTCCGTGTGAGTGCACTTGACACACACTTGATCCGTgcaacagcagcatcagcccTGCAGGATATGCCGCGCATTATTCTCGTACCTGCAACCAAATCCCAGCAGTCATGCACGCGGGTGATATGTGTCCAAATATCTTAAGCCGTTCTCGATATGTAGAGCTGCGAGTATTTCTCCTGCAGCTaaaacctgctgaaaaaaaataaaaaaataaataaaacaagactCTCCTTTAGGTTATAGGTTTCGGTAAGATGATTACCTGTGTGTAAGTGTATGTGcgcctgtgcatgtgtgtgtatgtgggggtTCAGGACACACAGCAGCCTTATAGGACTGGCTGACTTTTACGGCTGCCTTTGTGCAGGACTATTTATAGCACCATCTCACCaatgaaaggagaaaaagcCAGCCTACCTATAAACCTTATGGATtagatgtgtgtatttgtgtgtactTTATGTTGGCAGCATGCACGGCTCTTTTTGTGCAAACGATCATCAAGGTGTTGCTTCATTATCTTTTTAAAAGGTGCACCGGCGCGGCGTGTGATTTAGTTTATTATCTTTACCTTGTCCTCTTGTCTTTTGTCTTCTGGGCGTGCATACGCGCTCGCAGGTTCTCTCTCCTGCGCTGCCCTTTCTCATTGACGTCACAGAGCGTCCACGAGCCGGTCAGAGACACTGTTAGGGACATCCGTACACGATTCAGATGCTATCTCACCACTATGGGACTTCGAGTCACCTCCTCTTTGGAAAATAAAGCACGTATATGTATAAGGTGTTCCTCGTAACCCGCTCCTATTATCTCCATTACCCTCCTGCTTTCCGTGTTATTTTTGGTCCCACATTAATTTTCAGTGACAGGGCGTTCAGCTGTTTGGCTTCAGCCGCTCACGTCTCAGAAAAATGTCCTCTTCTCAGTTCTTGTATAAATGATCAGTGTGTATGTGAACGAGGAGGACAGTGACCATTAATTTTCAGATCAAGCAGACCCACAAAAGCACAATTTTTGATGTAAAATGAACTTTAACTTGATATTACTACATATAGCTTTAACAAATATACACAGGTGTCATCTCAATTGTAATCCTTCACTTtaaaatatcagttttttttttttttaactcatgttTCTGGACTGCAGTTAACAGTGACGAACACACAATGAATTCCAACATTTTCTATAATTATTCTTTAGCAAGCTGTTTGGTTTAAggaacatactttttttttaataaattgaCAATTTTTAATTAACGACCTTCAATTCAACTTCcaaaacatttcatattttcatttatcaGCCCAAaattgttttcagttgtttgtttatttggatCAACTTTAACTTTAGATTTATCCAGATATCTTTCCACTCTTCTAAAATTAATTCTTAATAGCtcatcttgtattttttttgttgttgttgctttaaaGCAACAGGAAAGGTTATCTTGTCATATTTTATGGGTGAAATATGATCCTTAATAATTTTATATGCTTTTTATGCCTTTGTTGCCattgtttttcaaatgtttatgcAGTGAGTAATTGCacttgcatctgtgtgtgtgtgtgtgtgtgtgtgtgtgtgtgtgtgtgtgtgtgtgtgtgtgtgtgtgtgtgtgtgtgtgtgtgtgtgcgtgtgcgtgctgGGAGACAACTGAAATGGTGTGTTTTCCCACAGGAGGCCGGGGATCCTGGTGCTTATCAACGATGCAGACTGGGAGCTAATGGTGAGAACTGAGAGTCACGTCCACTGTCAgatggcctgtgtgtgtgtgtgtgtgtgtgtgtgtgcgtgcgtgtgtgtggtcttgcatgtgtgtttattccGAATACAATCagcttattttaatttcaaactCTTTCAATACATATTCTGTGCGTTCGCTGTTGCATGATTTCTGAACATGTTTGCACAgattaatgaaaacatttcaaccaGGAGGCCGGCTGTTTATGAGAGAGGGAAGGTTAAACCTGCACGTTCACCGACGCTGCAGCTCTTCATTTTCTCTGACTTAGTTAATGTTTCATATGATGTGGAAGCAGCTGCAAGATAAGTTTGTCCTTGGGGTCTCGTATTTGAGCACATTTTTACACACGCGCACAATCTAAATGCTTCAATTTGAATGGATTGATTCAATTACAGGACTCAACACAggatgtaaatgaaatgaaaagtttgTCATTGATTGGACCCCAGTGGGCGCACAGgagcaaaacacacattcatattaataaacagagaTATTTCTCCCTTGACTTGATGCTGgaatattgtgttttgttttcttttttttttttttaacctcaggGGGAACTGGACTACCAGCTACAAGACCAGGACTGCATTGTGTTTATTTCTACTCTTCATGGAGgctaacaaaaaaataaataaaatacaaacaacatAACTACAGCATAAAGATGTGGCCCCAGCCTCTCCTCCAAATCCTCTGCACGCTTCCTTATTTCACTCCCCCACATCTCAGCAACACGCCATCCCATTGGACGCTGCTGCAGCGTCAGCCTGCGCTGTGGAGACGCAGAGGATTGATGATACTCCAcaagaagaagtgaaaattcAGAGAAGATCACCAGGAAAAACGTGTGGAAATATGTGAACTGGTCAGGTCATATGTTGTATGTCAGAAGCAGCCTGAAGTGCCCGTGTCAATTTGTAATAGTAGTTTATTTACCTTATCTCCTTAACTTCTGTCAAAATGACTACACATTATTTGAATAGCTTTGTTTTTTATGAAGTAGATAACTATAAAACAATTTTCTTTACCATCCCTCCCACAAAGGATTACTGAAACTGCATGGAAACATTGCATAAATTATTCAATACACACTATCTTTGTGGTTGTAATCTGGGGCAAGTGTGTATTAATGTGTTAATATTGAAACTGCAGAGAAAACTGAATTACAGTAGGGTTATTCTGAAATTATGCTTATAGTAAAACATCAGCTACAGATGTTTACATTGGAAAAACAGTGGCAGTGACAAGAAATGCctaattgtctttttttgttgcacATTGTAGTATCCTAATTATAGTTAtaattttctgtattgtttGAATTGGGTAGTTTTCAGTCCTatacatgccccccccccccccccccccccccccatttttttatttctgttttttctgcattgaataaaaaaatattttggaaaaaaaaaggtttttttttaacaatttacaCTTTTCATTAGTTTCAGAATGCTTCAggaataataaaatatttttattttttgttttatgagaaattattttcatgaaatttagGAATAAGCGCGTAATTAAAAGAATTAGCTCGTCCACAAACGCACATAGTATCTGGTATGATCACCactaataataatttaattttgttgttgttgttgttgttattccCTGGACAGATACAGTGATacttttaaaatagtttttgtttCTATGAGAAACTGAAGCCTCGTCCTGCTAGAtgtctccagcagctctggCCTGACCAGCCCTGCGTCCTGCCGCGCGCCACGCACGGCCTTCCCAATCTCTCCTAACACAATTAGGATTTTACATCCCGCTCGGATAATTCGTGGTGATGGTTTCTATCTGATCGATTCAGGCGCAGATCTGTGATCACACCGCAGTTTTAGGCTGCTTAGACGAGACTtcagggagatttttttttttttttgagccgTCCTATGGCCACACTCAGCTGGAATATTTATAAGGAAAAGGGGGGTGTGCAGGGTGCGCGCGcttgtgagtttgtgtgtgtgtgtgtggtgggtgggGTGTGATCTACAGGACCACTGCGGGAGGTCGAGGTCTTGCCTCCGGGCTGCCCTCCCCTGAACGCCCGGGGCGACCTAAAACCTTTTCTCGGTTGTGGAGTCCGATTTGCAACGGGAAACCGGCCTATAATGGCGAGCAGAAAGGAAATGCTAATGAGGccgggaggggggagaggggtggggggtgggggggagcaCGCAGCTCCATGTCAGCCTGTGCAGGCCCACATCAGGAGAGTGAgtctcacacatttcaacaaagTGAGCAAATCACCAACTTCTCCTGTCTGTTGCATTTTTGCAGGacatcttcatttcatttcttctttttaattcttttaatGTACCAAAATATCTGAACTTGGTATTATATTGATTTAAAGTTGTAGCTTTTTTGGAGGTATTTTAAAGCATGTGTgcggaactttttttttcagcttttcattttACTCATGAATGAAGCCAGATTTTCTTAAATTAACGCCCAAATCTGACTTTTCACTGTCAGGTTTTGCAGCAGGGCTGTGCAGCATCCAGCATTCATAAACACTTTGTACATGTTGTGGTTGAGCCCATGCACACTGAAGCTCAACAGGAGAAATGGTGCATCACGACTGCTCAGTCACAactgtgggaattttttttattttttattttttaagaaacaaaaacaaaatgtgcacCTGTAGCAATAATACGATTTTATGCATATCTGCGTTTTTGTAACATTAATTTTTTGGTGCTTAAAAGGACCAAAAAGTCGTTACTGTAGCTGTGCACCCGGAAATTTAGTATTGTAGAacttttcttcatatttcaaGTGTTCTATTTATAGTGCTGGAAAAAAACTGTActggtgtttttttctgctgcagccacaACCTGTTAAAGCTTCAAACAAACCAAGAGTTTGAGACAAATCTACaagaaactattaaaaaaaagggaaaaaaaacaaacataatttaAGTTaaacatgataaataaaattaattttaggGGGCAGACATGCTGTTATAAGCCCATAATTGAGAGAATATGCCTTTTCGTGGGTATAAGTCACTATCAGTGCATCCAAATAACCTGAATTCTTcttaaaatgtaaagaaacgCAATAAGACTGTGGCTCCCCTCTGCACTGCTATCAGTGTGTGGTTGTAATTTCCAAGTCTTTTAATACGAGTATAATAAAATCTTTGTCTTCATGAAGAGAAAAGGACTGCAACGGACACAGAAGCATTTCTGCCAGAGTAAACATGATGCACTAATCCCCTGGATTTAAGAGAGGTTAGCCTTTAATGATCGACAACAATACACAcattggctgtgtgtgtgtgtgtgtgtgtgtgtgtgtgtatgtgtgtgtgtgtgtgtgtgtgtgtgtgttgaattaATCAGTGCATCACTAAGTGAGAACAAAATGAGAGCAATTAGGAAATTTTAGCGTATTTGAAAGAATTTCAGTTTTATATCAAAAGGCTGATTAATGTCTGATCAACTGTTCAGTAAAGATATTATCTATTTTGGGAGCATTTAAATGATATTAtttcatccagtttttttttcttaaataaaaatgGAGTTTCACTGCATCATATGATAAAATtatattttgcaaaaacaacagtgaaaaacTATTGGTAATAAAACTGACCCACTTGGTCTTGAAGTGATGCTCACTGACTCCAGCATCAGTCATcagtccattttttttaaattaattcactAATTGTGCTTCAACACTATTACAGGGTTTAAATCAGGTATTGATTTCGTTTTTGTTCTAAACGAATATGATAATATTTTAAGAGTTTTCCTACAGAAGGACACAAAGTGTACaaaaaccgtatttttttttcactcaaatGCAACTTtgacaaaatacattttatgcATTAACTGAACCGATTCCATCTCGTTTTCCTGCTCCTCCTATGAGGCGATATACACGATCCAGTGTGCATCATCTCATCCACAGCGAGCCTCTCAGCTGCATGCAGGCCTCAGTCTGTGAGCACTCAACTCACTGCTTTCTACTATTTGCCAAACACAGTCGATACATCAATGCTTCTCGTCGATATTTgccatttaaaacaaacactcttGATTAGATCTTCGACAAAGTGTAAATACCAATCGGGCCAACCAGGACGCACACCCCgaaaaaacacattacatgAGGCAGAATAGGGTTTCCTCCACTTTATTGGCCCAAGACGTCCCGCATCCTTATTCCTCCTCTCCATATCATGCAAATCGTGATTTGAGATCTTACCTGAAATGAGACagttacaaaacaaaacccaaaaaaaaaaaaaaaaaaaacgggagtGAAAAGGCCTTCCTCTCGCCTCTTTTGTGGTTTGGAGGCCTACAATCTGGATGTGGCGCTCGGCCAAAGACAGCAGTGATGAATGTGAGTCTGCAGCAACAGATGTCCATACACAATTCTTGGGGTTGAATTTGAGTTTACTCAAGAATTGCGTTTGGACAATCAGTCGCTAAAAGACTCTGTACGTCCCCTGCCCgagatgaaaagaagaaaattaagCATTTGATTATTTGAATCACAAATGTGGACGCGGGACAGTTATTGTATAGGCCCCTGGGTGCACCTGCTACGGCTGCTCAAATGCCCTTTGACTGTACTGTGCTGAAGcgaaaaactgttttcttcctttacgcccccccctccctgcaaGATAGGTAGTTGCACAGCtctgcattatttctgacattCCCACTGCTCAGCACCACCTCTTGGATTCAcctttcatttggaaaaaaaaagcagcctttCTCCCCCCCTTCTGTGcagccgtgctgctgctgctgctgctgctgcaggaggagattaAAACCAGAAGATGATTTCTGCGGTGACAAGCTCCCAAAACAACCTGTGCAACTTCCTCTGCCGCACAAATCCTACAATGTCAACTGGAAACTCGTTTCCTCTGTTGATCATCGCATCACAGGCGAGATCACCCTCCTCTTTGGCAAATGTTTGATAAAGCTAGAGAGGAGGCTGATGTGGCCACCGTCACACCGTGACTCGCTCTGTTCCTAAAAAGCATGCATTTTGCCTTTTACTACTTTGTTTCACGGCTGCAGTCTTCTGTCCACGTCTTTGCACTGGTTGCTAGTTGTAAAGTTAGTCTGTCCTTATCTCTAGGCCAAGATGGCTGAATGGCCATtgtcgttaaaaaaaaaaatgtcatcttcCCTTTTGGTTTCCCCAAGAATCTCACTTTAAAAGTGTTGGAAAAGGGAGTGTAAATACAGATAAAACACCAAATCTAGACCTCGTTTTTTATCTAAAAGTCCGGAGGTGGAAATGCCGGGAAAACGCCATTTCTGCACCTGTATGGTGTCATCGATTTAGGGGAAGACTCTTCTGGTGCCTCAAGATGCACAATGGCTTTCCACGGATGTtaaattataagaaaaaaaaaaaaacatctccctCCTATAGAACCTCTTAGATCGGTCGAGTTCTTTCCTCTGGAGTTAAATAGCTGACGATGAAatggggagaagaaaaaaaaaattaataaaaggaAACCCCTTAGTTCCCGGCGGTGCGTCCTTGGTTCAGTTTCCCACCGCGACGCGCGCATCTCCGCTCCGTCCAGAAGCCCCCGGCCGGCCAGCCGCGTCGAGGGGCGACAGCAAAACCAGAAAGAAGCCGCGGAGCATATAAGGGAGCTCCAGTCCGGACAGACGCTCCTGCCTTCCTTCCTCTCATCC is from Salarias fasciatus chromosome 7 unlocalized genomic scaffold, fSalaFa1.1 super_scaffold_4, whole genome shotgun sequence and encodes:
- the LOC115383489 gene encoding ubiquitin-related modifier 1 — encoded protein: MAAPTAIRLEFGGGAELLFDGVKEHQVTLPGQSDPWDMKQLLVWIQRNLLKERPELFVQGESVRPGILVLINDADWELMGELDYQLQDQDCIVFISTLHGG